Proteins found in one Nostoc sp. NIES-3756 genomic segment:
- a CDS encoding cell division protein SepF, which translates to MNNIFSKLRDFVGLNEQVEYEYYEEDPDTDNYQNLYQQENPQPAQAEAAPNNRRWREPMTTMGDDVATGTKSTMGNVIGMPGAINGISEVLVLEPRTFEEMPQAIQALRERKSVVLNLTIMDPDQAQRAVDFVAGGTYALDGHQERIGESIFLFTPSCVQVSTQGGVIHEVPQPPARPVRTAPANPTSWGNETNRMAQ; encoded by the coding sequence ATGAACAATATATTTTCTAAACTGCGAGACTTCGTTGGTCTCAACGAGCAAGTAGAATACGAATATTACGAAGAAGACCCAGATACAGATAACTACCAAAATCTGTACCAACAGGAAAATCCCCAACCCGCACAAGCAGAGGCAGCGCCAAACAATCGACGTTGGCGTGAACCAATGACTACAATGGGTGATGACGTTGCAACAGGAACAAAATCAACTATGGGGAATGTGATCGGTATGCCAGGAGCAATTAACGGAATTTCTGAAGTATTGGTGCTTGAACCACGTACATTTGAAGAAATGCCCCAAGCAATTCAAGCATTACGTGAACGCAAATCAGTAGTGCTGAACCTGACTATCATGGATCCAGATCAAGCACAACGCGCAGTTGATTTTGTTGCAGGTGGTACTTACGCACTAGATGGACATCAAGAACGTATTGGCGAAAGTATCTTTTTGTTTACACCCAGTTGTGTGCAAGTTAGCACCCAAGGTGGAGTTATTCATGAAGTACCCCAACCCCCCGCACGTCCTGTACGCACCGCACCAGCCAATCCAACTTCTTGGGGCAATGAAACCAACCGGATGGCACAATAA
- a CDS encoding YggS family pyridoxal phosphate-dependent enzyme, producing the protein MTSSISERITQIQASLPPSVRLIAVTKQMPTEVIRAAYAAGIRDFGENRIQEAASKQADLLDLPDITWHFIGHLQTNKAKKALEQFDWIHSVDNLKLAQRLDQLGQELGVKPQVCLQVKILPDPNKSGWTIPELLVDLPALDLCKNLQIQGLMTIPPFGLNDAEISYVFNSTCKLAKEIAEQPWTHIQMNELSMGMSGDYQLAVQAGATMVRLGTILFGKRT; encoded by the coding sequence ATTACTAGTTCGATTAGCGAACGTATTACTCAAATTCAGGCTTCCCTACCACCTTCAGTCAGGCTAATTGCTGTCACTAAGCAAATGCCGACTGAAGTTATTCGCGCTGCCTATGCGGCTGGTATTCGTGATTTTGGCGAAAATCGTATCCAGGAGGCTGCTAGCAAACAAGCCGATTTACTTGACTTACCTGATATTACTTGGCACTTTATCGGGCATTTGCAAACCAATAAAGCCAAGAAAGCCCTAGAACAATTCGACTGGATTCACTCTGTAGATAATTTGAAATTAGCACAACGCTTAGATCAATTAGGGCAAGAGCTAGGAGTTAAACCTCAAGTTTGCCTACAAGTGAAAATCCTCCCCGATCCTAATAAATCTGGTTGGACTATACCCGAACTACTGGTAGACTTACCTGCACTTGATCTTTGCAAAAATTTACAAATTCAGGGTTTGATGACAATCCCGCCTTTTGGTTTAAATGATGCGGAAATTAGTTATGTATTCAATAGCACTTGTAAATTAGCTAAGGAAATTGCTGAACAACCTTGGACGCATATTCAAATGAATGAGTTATCGATGGGTATGTCAGGCGATTACCAACTTGCAGTGCAAGCAGGGGCGACAATGGTAAGATTAGGAACTATTTTGTTCGGCAAGCGTACTTAA
- the pipX gene encoding transcriptional coactivator PipX has translation MNPETSETYINHPTWGLLYRICMVDENQDLFTTLYAQRLFFLVVNDIKAIKFQPIGRTEARMLLENRLRNLRRNGQSQEYDQLQSVFQRTFQ, from the coding sequence ATGAATCCAGAAACCTCGGAAACTTACATAAACCACCCTACTTGGGGTTTGCTATATCGGATCTGTATGGTTGATGAAAACCAGGATCTGTTTACTACCCTTTACGCCCAACGCTTGTTTTTTCTAGTAGTGAATGACATTAAAGCCATTAAGTTCCAACCTATAGGACGCACTGAAGCAAGAATGTTATTAGAAAATCGTTTGCGGAATTTGCGTCGCAATGGTCAATCACAGGAGTACGATCAGCTTCAGAGTGTTTTCCAACGCACCTTCCAATGA
- a CDS encoding energy-coupling factor transporter transmembrane component T family protein — protein MDLLKSLPLGLYLEQPQTWLHKLDPRVKFIWLMSFLTSYIFANNFWRILLVALLIIFTLIAKIPRRVWQQQMGWLLTLSFFVLAIGAISPDALGVDYQPRLPANPQVLTQPANTNNSAKVPEAVKSSKSYSYVLFHRGPVKVTRRSLDLAVRLSTILFTVIYSTNLYLLTTAPEEITAAIENLMQPLRRFKIPVTEITLTLTLSLRFIPLVLEEVQNLIRSVMTRAINWKKLGLKGAVKVWMIVAERLLENLLLRASQMASAMTVRGFTSPNEHRVPWHDLRLKSWDWLAIATLTLFWGIRVVFGNEIS, from the coding sequence ATGGACTTACTAAAATCGCTACCTTTAGGGCTGTACCTAGAACAGCCGCAAACTTGGTTACATAAACTCGACCCGCGAGTCAAGTTTATCTGGTTGATGAGTTTTCTTACCAGTTACATTTTTGCCAATAACTTCTGGCGGATACTACTGGTAGCATTACTCATAATTTTTACTTTAATTGCTAAAATTCCCCGGCGAGTGTGGCAACAGCAGATGGGTTGGTTGTTAACATTATCATTTTTTGTGTTGGCGATCGGAGCCATTAGTCCTGATGCTTTGGGTGTAGACTACCAGCCGCGCCTACCAGCTAACCCTCAAGTGTTAACCCAGCCAGCCAATACCAATAATTCAGCAAAAGTCCCGGAAGCTGTAAAAAGTAGTAAAAGCTATAGTTACGTTCTATTTCACAGAGGCCCAGTTAAAGTTACCCGTCGTTCTTTAGATTTGGCTGTGCGTCTAAGTACAATTTTGTTTACGGTTATATATAGCACTAACCTATATTTGCTGACAACTGCACCAGAAGAAATCACGGCTGCAATAGAAAACCTAATGCAGCCCCTGCGAAGATTTAAGATACCTGTAACCGAAATTACTTTAACATTAACCTTATCCTTGCGTTTCATTCCCCTAGTCTTAGAAGAAGTGCAGAATTTAATTCGTTCTGTGATGACTAGGGCGATTAATTGGAAAAAACTAGGGCTAAAAGGCGCAGTCAAAGTTTGGATGATTGTGGCTGAGAGATTGTTAGAAAATTTATTGTTACGGGCATCACAAATGGCTAGCGCCATGACAGTACGTGGTTTTACCAGCCCCAACGAACATCGCGTCCCCTGGCACGATTTACGCTTAAAATCATGGGATTGGTTAGCGATCGCTACTCTCACCCTATTCTGGGGAATTAGAGTAGTCTTTGGCAATGAAATTTCGTAG